One Mycolicibacterium parafortuitum DNA segment encodes these proteins:
- the fadE29 gene encoding acyl-CoA dehydrogenase FadE29 — protein MYIELTPEQRRLQSELREYFSTLITPDEAEAMATDRHNEAYRAVIKRMGSDGKLGVGWPKEYGGLGFGPVEQQIFVNEANRADVPLPLVTLQTVGPTLQVYGTEAQKKKFLPGILSGDIHFAIGYSEPEAGTDLASLRTTAVKQGDEYIVNGQKMWTTGAHDADYIWLACRTDPEAAKHKGISILIVDTKDPGYSWTPIILSDGAHHTNASYYNDVHVPADMLVGEENGGWKLITTQLNHERVGLGPAGRVAGIYDQVHAWASKPGSDGVTPIEHEDVQRLLGQIKAIWRVNELLNWQVAASGETIAVADAAATKVFSTERIQEVGRLAEEIVGRHGNPADSETAELLDWLDKMTKRNLVITFGGGVNEVMREMIAASGLRVPRVPR, from the coding sequence GTGTACATCGAACTGACGCCGGAGCAGCGTCGTCTGCAATCCGAGCTGCGCGAGTACTTTTCGACTCTGATCACGCCCGACGAAGCCGAGGCGATGGCGACCGACCGCCACAATGAGGCCTACCGCGCCGTGATCAAGCGGATGGGGTCCGACGGAAAGCTCGGCGTGGGCTGGCCGAAGGAGTACGGCGGCCTCGGCTTCGGTCCGGTCGAGCAGCAGATCTTCGTCAACGAGGCCAACCGCGCCGACGTGCCGCTCCCGCTGGTAACGCTGCAGACGGTCGGTCCGACGCTGCAGGTCTACGGCACCGAGGCGCAGAAGAAGAAGTTCCTGCCCGGGATCCTTTCGGGCGACATCCATTTCGCGATCGGTTACTCCGAGCCCGAGGCCGGTACGGACCTCGCGTCGCTGCGGACCACGGCCGTCAAACAGGGCGACGAGTACATCGTGAACGGCCAGAAGATGTGGACGACCGGCGCGCACGACGCCGACTACATCTGGCTGGCCTGCCGTACGGATCCGGAAGCCGCCAAGCACAAAGGTATTTCGATCCTGATCGTCGACACCAAAGATCCTGGCTACTCGTGGACGCCGATCATCCTGTCCGACGGCGCTCACCACACCAACGCGTCGTACTACAACGACGTCCACGTGCCCGCCGACATGCTCGTCGGCGAGGAGAACGGTGGCTGGAAACTGATCACCACCCAGCTCAACCACGAGCGGGTGGGTCTCGGACCGGCTGGTCGGGTGGCCGGCATCTACGACCAGGTGCATGCGTGGGCGTCGAAGCCGGGCTCGGACGGGGTGACGCCGATCGAGCACGAGGACGTGCAGCGGCTGCTCGGCCAGATCAAAGCGATCTGGCGGGTGAACGAGTTGCTGAACTGGCAGGTGGCCGCATCGGGTGAGACCATCGCCGTCGCTGACGCCGCGGCCACGAAAGTCTTTTCCACCGAACGCATCCAAGAGGTCGGCAGGCTCGCCGAGGAGATCGTCGGACGCCATGGCAACCCGGCCGACTCCGAAACCGCCGAGCTGCTGGACTGGCTGGACAAGATGACCAAGCGCAACCTGGTCATCACGTTCGGCGGCGGGGTGAACGAGGTGATGCGCGAGATGATCGCGGCGAGCGGGCTCAGGGTCCCGAGGGTTCCCAGGTGA
- a CDS encoding bifunctional MaoC family dehydratase N-terminal/OB-fold nucleic acid binding domain-containing protein, whose amino-acid sequence MSDLQTGIDQIKAAGKSEPRDGRDPVNQPMIHHWVDAIGDKNPIYVDEAAAKNAGHPGIVAPPAMIQVWTMGGLGQGRADDDPLSKMMNLFDEAGYVGVVATNCEQTYHRYLQPGEELTIHAEITDVVGPKQTALGEGFFINQLITWTAAGGESVAEMNWRIMKFKPRADDKPAVPEDLDPDKLMRPASSKDTRFFWEGVNAHELRIQKRPDGSLQHPPVPALWKAKDETTDYVVASGNGTVFSYVVHHAPQVPGRSLPFVIALVELEEGVRMLGELRGVDPASVKIGMPVRATYIDFPDSDVSPAWTLYAWEPA is encoded by the coding sequence GTGAGCGATCTGCAGACCGGTATCGACCAGATCAAGGCGGCGGGCAAGAGCGAACCGCGCGACGGCCGAGACCCGGTGAACCAGCCGATGATCCACCACTGGGTCGACGCCATCGGGGACAAGAATCCGATCTACGTCGACGAGGCCGCGGCCAAGAACGCCGGCCATCCCGGCATCGTCGCGCCGCCGGCGATGATCCAGGTGTGGACGATGGGTGGGCTGGGTCAGGGCCGCGCCGACGACGATCCGCTGTCGAAGATGATGAACCTCTTCGACGAGGCCGGATATGTCGGAGTGGTCGCGACCAACTGTGAGCAGACCTATCACCGGTACCTGCAGCCCGGCGAAGAGTTGACCATCCACGCGGAGATCACCGATGTGGTGGGACCCAAGCAGACGGCGCTCGGCGAGGGCTTTTTCATCAACCAGCTGATCACCTGGACGGCGGCCGGTGGTGAATCGGTCGCCGAGATGAACTGGCGCATCATGAAGTTCAAACCACGGGCCGACGACAAGCCTGCGGTTCCCGAGGATCTGGACCCGGACAAGCTGATGCGTCCGGCGTCGTCGAAGGACACCAGGTTCTTCTGGGAGGGCGTCAACGCCCACGAGTTGCGTATCCAGAAGCGGCCCGACGGCAGTCTGCAACATCCGCCGGTGCCCGCGCTGTGGAAGGCGAAGGACGAGACCACCGACTACGTCGTCGCGAGCGGCAACGGCACGGTGTTCAGCTACGTCGTCCACCACGCTCCGCAGGTGCCGGGACGCTCTCTGCCGTTTGTGATCGCTCTCGTCGAACTGGAGGAAGGCGTCCGGATGCTCGGTGAACTCCGGGGCGTCGATCCGGCGTCCGTCAAGATCGGAATGCCGGTGCGCGCAACGTATATCGATTTCCCCGACAGCGACGTCAGCCCCGCGTGGACGCTGTACGCCTGGGAGCCGGCCTGA
- a CDS encoding MaoC family dehydratase — protein sequence MSAPALEVGTVLPELKIYGDPTFIVSTAIATRDYQDVHHDRDKAQAKGSKDIFVNILTDTGLVQRYLTDWAGPTARIKSIGLRLGVPWYAYDTITFTGEVTAVEGGVATVKVVGANSLGSHVIATATLTLGADS from the coding sequence ATGAGCGCCCCCGCACTGGAAGTCGGCACCGTCCTGCCGGAGCTGAAGATCTACGGCGACCCGACGTTCATCGTCTCGACGGCGATCGCCACCCGCGACTATCAGGACGTTCACCACGACCGAGACAAGGCGCAGGCCAAGGGATCGAAGGACATCTTCGTCAACATCCTCACCGACACCGGTCTGGTGCAGCGCTATCTGACCGACTGGGCGGGTCCCACGGCGCGGATCAAGTCGATCGGGCTGCGTCTCGGTGTGCCGTGGTATGCCTACGACACCATCACCTTCACCGGGGAGGTCACCGCCGTCGAGGGCGGCGTCGCCACCGTCAAGGTGGTCGGTGCCAACAGCCTCGGCAGTCACGTCATCGCCACGGCCACACTCACTTTGGGGGCAGACTCATGA
- a CDS encoding lipid-transfer protein, with the protein MTGLSGKAAIAGIGATDFSKNSGRSELRLAAEAVLDALDDAGLSPQDVDGLVTFTMDSNLETAVARSTGIGDLKFFSQIGYGGGAAAATVQQAAIAVATGVAEVVVAYRAFNERSEHRFGQVMTGLTVNADSRGVEYSWSYPHGLSTPAASVAMIARRYMHEFGATSADFGVISVADRKHAATNPKAHFYGKPITIEDHQNSRWIAEPLRLLDCCQETDGGVAIVVTTPERAKDLKHRPVTIEAAAQAAGADQFTMYSYYREELGLPEMGLVGRQLWRQSGLTPSDIQTAVLYDHFTPYTLIQLEELGFCGKGEAKDFIAGGAIEVGGRLPINTHGGQLGEAYIHGMNGIAEGVRQLRGTSVNQVPDVEHVLVTAGTGVPTSGLILG; encoded by the coding sequence ATGACCGGCCTGTCCGGCAAGGCGGCGATCGCCGGAATCGGCGCCACCGACTTCTCGAAGAACTCTGGCCGCAGCGAACTGCGGCTGGCGGCCGAGGCGGTTCTCGACGCGCTCGATGACGCAGGTCTGTCTCCGCAGGACGTCGACGGTCTGGTCACCTTCACCATGGACTCGAACCTGGAGACCGCCGTCGCGCGGTCGACCGGGATCGGGGACCTGAAGTTCTTCAGCCAGATCGGTTACGGCGGAGGCGCCGCCGCGGCGACGGTCCAGCAGGCCGCGATCGCGGTGGCCACCGGTGTGGCCGAGGTGGTCGTCGCGTACCGCGCGTTCAACGAACGCTCCGAGCATCGGTTCGGCCAGGTGATGACCGGTCTGACGGTGAACGCGGATTCGCGCGGAGTCGAGTACAGCTGGTCCTATCCGCACGGGCTCAGCACCCCCGCGGCGTCGGTGGCGATGATTGCGCGCCGGTACATGCACGAGTTCGGCGCCACCAGTGCCGATTTCGGGGTCATCTCGGTGGCCGACCGCAAGCACGCCGCCACCAACCCGAAGGCGCACTTCTACGGTAAGCCCATCACCATCGAAGACCATCAGAACTCCCGGTGGATCGCCGAACCGCTCCGGCTGCTGGACTGCTGCCAGGAGACCGACGGTGGGGTCGCGATCGTGGTGACCACGCCCGAACGTGCCAAGGATCTCAAGCACCGGCCGGTGACCATCGAGGCAGCGGCGCAGGCCGCGGGCGCCGACCAGTTCACGATGTACTCGTATTACCGCGAGGAACTCGGCCTGCCCGAGATGGGCCTCGTCGGCCGGCAGCTGTGGCGGCAGTCCGGACTCACCCCGAGCGACATCCAGACCGCGGTCCTGTACGACCACTTCACGCCGTACACGTTGATCCAGCTGGAAGAGCTCGGTTTCTGCGGCAAGGGCGAGGCCAAGGATTTCATCGCCGGCGGCGCGATCGAGGTCGGCGGCAGACTTCCCATCAACACCCACGGTGGCCAACTCGGCGAGGCATACATCCACGGGATGAACGGAATTGCCGAGGGAGTCCGCCAGCTACGGGGGACGTCGGTGAATCAGGTTCCCGACGTCGAGCACGTGCTCGTCACCGCGGGAACGGGTGTGCCGACGTCGGGCCTGATCCTGGGCTGA
- a CDS encoding MPT63 family protein, with protein sequence MKFTSALATATTAAAAALALGGAPLASADSEVQWLGQPGELVNGGVVQHWTVSHLKPSPDTIPYTPAGTLWEATASDEAVSGDVTPIISNLNARAKNGDTYRVLFGVATEQGVNPATLAQGQKTSGKIYFDVTGEAPDSVFYSSGAEEELLWVQAPPAPSGGTGGSGITTASPSSSGGASDVPAAAAESPQAAPASETPAAVEATPSQVPASSGTPLPEGSSGTPLPEGSSGTPLPEGSSGTPLPEGSSGTPLPQDAVPHAPGAPTTTVVVPAPPA encoded by the coding sequence GTGAAGTTCACATCCGCATTGGCCACCGCCACGACGGCCGCGGCTGCCGCATTGGCGCTCGGCGGAGCACCCCTGGCATCGGCGGACTCCGAGGTGCAGTGGCTCGGTCAGCCGGGCGAACTCGTCAACGGCGGTGTCGTCCAGCACTGGACCGTGAGCCATCTCAAGCCCAGCCCCGACACCATCCCGTACACGCCCGCCGGCACGCTGTGGGAAGCCACAGCCAGCGACGAAGCGGTGTCCGGCGACGTCACGCCGATCATCTCGAACCTCAATGCGCGCGCCAAGAACGGCGACACCTACCGTGTGCTGTTCGGAGTCGCCACCGAGCAGGGTGTGAACCCGGCGACGCTGGCGCAGGGCCAGAAGACCTCCGGAAAGATCTACTTCGACGTGACGGGCGAAGCGCCCGACAGCGTCTTCTACAGTTCCGGCGCCGAGGAGGAACTGTTGTGGGTGCAGGCACCGCCTGCCCCATCCGGTGGGACCGGGGGCTCGGGCATCACGACCGCGTCACCGTCCTCGTCGGGAGGCGCCTCAGACGTCCCGGCTGCGGCCGCCGAGAGCCCGCAAGCCGCACCCGCCTCGGAGACGCCGGCCGCGGTGGAAGCGACCCCGTCACAGGTTCCCGCGAGCTCCGGTACACCGCTGCCCGAGGGCAGCTCGGGTACACCGCTGCCGGAGGGCAGCTCGGGAACACCGCTGCCCGAGGGCAGCTCGGGAACACCGCTGCCCGAGGGCAGTTCGGGCACTCCGCTGCCCCAAGACGCTGTACCGCACGCGCCGGGGGCACCGACCACGACGGTCGTCGTCCCGGCGCCGCCGGCCTGA
- a CDS encoding MaoC family dehydratase: MPINLDEAIGAELAPVEFSWTSSDVQLYHLGLGAGADPMDKRELRYLVDDTPQVLPTFGNVAQSFHMTEPPAVKFPGIDIELSKVLHASEAVTAPGPIPAAGTGVAVTRFTEIWDKGKAAVIWSETEVKDPAGTLLWTQKRSIFARGEGGFGGDRGPSTSGAAPERAPDFELTIPTAPQQALLYRMCGDRNPLHSDPDFAAAAGFPRPILHGLCTYGMTCKALVDNLLDGDVSALKSYGARMAGVVFPGETLRVNVWKNSGEAAGYSAVVTTPDRDDSVALAGVEFVPV, translated from the coding sequence GTGCCCATCAATCTCGACGAAGCCATCGGCGCCGAACTCGCGCCGGTCGAATTCTCGTGGACGAGCAGCGACGTCCAGCTCTACCACCTCGGGCTGGGCGCCGGCGCCGATCCGATGGACAAGCGCGAGCTGCGCTATCTGGTCGACGACACCCCGCAGGTGCTGCCCACCTTCGGCAATGTGGCACAGAGCTTCCACATGACCGAACCGCCCGCGGTGAAGTTCCCCGGCATCGACATCGAGCTGTCCAAGGTGCTGCACGCGAGCGAGGCCGTGACCGCTCCGGGCCCGATCCCGGCCGCCGGCACCGGCGTCGCGGTCACCCGGTTCACCGAGATCTGGGACAAGGGCAAGGCCGCGGTCATCTGGTCGGAGACCGAGGTGAAAGACCCTGCGGGCACCCTGTTGTGGACCCAGAAGCGGTCGATCTTCGCGCGCGGTGAGGGTGGCTTCGGCGGCGACCGCGGTCCGTCGACGTCAGGTGCGGCACCCGAGCGTGCCCCGGACTTCGAGCTGACGATCCCGACCGCACCGCAGCAGGCGCTGCTCTACCGCATGTGCGGGGACCGCAACCCGCTGCACTCCGATCCCGATTTCGCCGCGGCGGCCGGGTTCCCGCGCCCGATCCTGCACGGCCTGTGCACGTACGGCATGACGTGCAAGGCCCTGGTGGACAACCTGCTCGACGGCGACGTCAGTGCGCTGAAGTCCTACGGCGCCAGGATGGCCGGCGTGGTGTTCCCCGGTGAGACCCTGCGGGTCAACGTGTGGAAGAACTCTGGTGAGGCCGCCGGTTACAGCGCCGTCGTGACCACGCCCGACCGGGACGATTCCGTCGCGCTGGCCGGCGTGGAGTTCGTTCCGGTCTGA
- the kstD gene encoding 3-oxosteroid 1-dehydrogenase: MTEQEYDVVVVGSGAAGMVAALTAAHQGLSTIVVEKAPHYGGSTARSGGGVWIPNNEVLKGAGVKDTADAARTYLHAIIGDVVPAEKIDTYLERGPEMLSFVLKNSPLKLCWVPGYSDYYPETPGGKPTGRSVEPKPFDARKLGPDEKGLEPPYGKVPLNMVVMQQDYVRLNQLKRHPRGLLRSLKVGVRSVWANATRKNLVGMGRALIAPLRIALREAGVPVELNTAMTDLYVENGAVRGIYVRKTTAPESAEPQLIRARRAVILGSGGFEHNEQMRVKYQRAPITTDWTVGAVANTGDGILAAEKLGAALELMEDAWWGPTVPLEGAPWFALSERNSPGSIIVNMAGNRFMNESMPYVEACHHMYGGQYGQGQGPGENIPAWLIFDQQYRDRYIFAGLQPGQRIPSKWLESGVIVKADTLDELAAKTGLPADQFKATVDRFNGFARSGVDADFKRGESAYDRYYGDPTNKPNPNLGEIKHGPFYAAKMVPGDLGTKGGIRTDVNGRALRDDGSVIDGLYAAGNVSSPVMGHTYPGPGGTIGPAMTFGYLAALDIAAAKG, from the coding sequence ATGACGGAGCAGGAGTATGACGTCGTCGTGGTCGGTAGCGGCGCCGCAGGCATGGTCGCCGCCCTCACCGCCGCCCACCAGGGCCTCTCGACGATAGTCGTCGAGAAGGCCCCGCACTACGGTGGTTCCACTGCGCGGTCAGGTGGTGGCGTGTGGATCCCGAACAACGAAGTACTCAAGGGCGCGGGGGTGAAAGACACCGCCGACGCGGCCCGCACATATCTGCACGCGATCATCGGCGATGTGGTGCCCGCCGAGAAGATCGACACCTACCTCGAGCGCGGTCCGGAGATGCTGTCCTTCGTGCTGAAGAACTCCCCGCTGAAGCTGTGCTGGGTGCCGGGTTACTCGGACTACTACCCGGAGACGCCGGGCGGCAAGCCCACCGGCCGCTCCGTGGAACCAAAGCCGTTCGACGCCCGCAAGCTCGGCCCCGACGAGAAGGGGCTGGAGCCGCCGTACGGCAAGGTGCCACTGAACATGGTGGTGATGCAGCAGGACTATGTCCGGCTCAATCAGCTCAAGCGCCATCCGCGCGGGCTGCTGCGCAGCCTGAAGGTCGGTGTGCGGTCGGTGTGGGCCAACGCCACGCGCAAGAACCTCGTCGGCATGGGCCGCGCCCTGATCGCACCGCTGCGCATCGCGCTGCGTGAGGCCGGGGTTCCTGTCGAACTGAACACCGCGATGACCGACCTCTACGTCGAGAACGGAGCGGTGCGGGGCATCTATGTCCGGAAGACGACCGCGCCGGAATCCGCCGAGCCGCAACTGATCCGCGCTCGCCGCGCCGTCATCCTGGGCAGCGGCGGCTTCGAGCACAACGAACAGATGCGGGTGAAGTACCAGCGCGCGCCGATCACCACCGACTGGACGGTGGGCGCCGTGGCCAACACCGGCGACGGCATCCTGGCCGCCGAAAAGCTCGGTGCCGCACTTGAACTGATGGAGGACGCGTGGTGGGGCCCGACGGTCCCCCTGGAGGGCGCTCCGTGGTTCGCGCTGTCGGAGCGCAATTCGCCCGGCTCGATCATCGTCAACATGGCCGGAAACCGGTTCATGAACGAATCCATGCCCTATGTGGAGGCATGCCACCACATGTACGGCGGACAGTACGGTCAGGGCCAGGGCCCCGGCGAGAACATCCCGGCCTGGCTGATCTTCGACCAGCAGTACCGGGACCGCTACATCTTCGCGGGTCTGCAACCGGGACAGCGCATCCCGTCCAAGTGGCTGGAATCCGGCGTGATCGTCAAGGCGGACACCCTCGACGAGCTGGCCGCCAAGACCGGGCTGCCGGCCGACCAGTTCAAGGCCACCGTCGATCGCTTCAACGGGTTCGCCCGTTCGGGTGTCGACGCGGACTTCAAGCGCGGTGAGAGTGCCTACGACCGCTACTACGGCGACCCGACCAACAAGCCGAACCCGAACCTGGGCGAGATCAAGCACGGACCGTTCTACGCGGCCAAGATGGTCCCCGGCGACCTCGGCACCAAGGGCGGGATCCGCACCGACGTGAACGGCAGGGCGCTGCGCGACGACGGTTCGGTGATCGACGGCCTCTACGCCGCGGGCAACGTCAGCTCGCCGGTGATGGGCCACACCTACCCGGGCCCCGGAGGCACCATCGGCCCCGCGATGACGTTCGGTTATCTTGCAGCCCTAGACATTGCAGCAGCGAAGGGATAA
- a CDS encoding 2-keto-4-pentenoate hydratase, translating into MLPAEVREKLAADLAQAERTRVPIAPLTDAHPDIDVVDAYEIQLINIRQRVADGARVIGHKVGLSSEAMQKMMNVDEPDYGHLLAEMEVFEDVPVQSSKYLYPRVEVEVAFILSDDLPGEGCTEDDVLAATAAFAPAIELIDTRITNWQIKLCDTIADNASSAGWVLGEARVSPKDVDIRAIDATLTNNGEVVAEGRSDAVLGNPVTAVAWLARKVDSFGVRLKAGDIVLPGSCTRAIDAPPGSRFVADFAGLGSVRLDFE; encoded by the coding sequence ATGCTGCCCGCAGAGGTCCGTGAGAAGCTCGCCGCCGATCTGGCGCAGGCCGAGCGGACCCGCGTACCCATCGCCCCGCTGACCGATGCGCACCCCGATATCGACGTCGTGGACGCCTACGAGATCCAGCTGATCAACATCCGTCAGCGGGTCGCCGACGGGGCACGCGTGATCGGCCACAAAGTCGGTCTGTCGTCGGAGGCAATGCAGAAGATGATGAACGTCGACGAACCGGACTACGGCCACCTGCTGGCCGAGATGGAGGTCTTCGAAGACGTCCCGGTCCAGTCGTCGAAGTACCTGTACCCCCGCGTCGAGGTCGAGGTCGCGTTCATCCTGTCCGACGACCTGCCCGGCGAGGGGTGCACCGAGGATGACGTGCTCGCCGCGACGGCCGCCTTCGCACCCGCGATCGAACTCATCGACACCCGAATCACGAACTGGCAGATCAAGTTGTGCGACACGATCGCCGACAATGCGTCATCGGCGGGGTGGGTGCTGGGCGAGGCGCGGGTCTCGCCGAAGGACGTGGATATCCGGGCCATCGACGCGACGTTGACCAACAACGGTGAGGTCGTCGCCGAGGGTCGCAGCGATGCGGTGCTCGGCAACCCCGTCACGGCGGTCGCGTGGCTGGCCCGCAAGGTGGACAGTTTCGGCGTCCGGCTCAAGGCCGGCGACATCGTGCTCCCCGGCTCGTGCACCCGTGCGATAGATGCACCTCCGGGCAGTCGTTTCGTTGCCGACTTCGCCGGGTTAGGTTCAGTACGACTGGATTTCGAATAG
- a CDS encoding acetaldehyde dehydrogenase (acetylating) yields the protein MADKLSVAIVGSGNISTDLLYKLLRSDWLEPRWMIGIDPASEGLARARKLGLETSHEGVDWLLNQAEKPDMVFEATSAYVHRDAAPRYAEAGIRAIDLTPAAVGPGVIPPANLREHLDAPNVNMVTCGGQATIPMVYAVSRAVADKGGVPYAEIVASVSSASAGPGTRANIDEFTKTTSAGVEVIGGARRGKAIIILNPADPPMIMRDTIFCAIPEDADHAAITQSVKDVVAEVQTYVPGYRLLNEPQFDEPSVVNGGNHLVTIFVEVEGAGDYLPPYAGNLDIMTAAAAKVGEEIAKESLSTTGAQA from the coding sequence ATGGCTGACAAGTTATCGGTAGCGATCGTGGGGTCGGGCAACATCAGCACCGACCTGCTGTACAAGCTGTTGCGGTCGGACTGGCTCGAACCGCGCTGGATGATCGGCATCGATCCGGCGAGCGAGGGTCTTGCACGCGCCCGCAAGCTCGGACTCGAGACATCCCACGAGGGTGTGGACTGGTTGCTGAACCAGGCCGAGAAACCCGACATGGTCTTCGAGGCCACCAGCGCCTACGTGCACCGCGATGCCGCACCGCGCTACGCCGAGGCCGGGATCCGTGCGATCGACCTGACGCCGGCAGCGGTCGGGCCGGGTGTGATCCCGCCGGCGAACCTGCGCGAGCACCTCGACGCACCCAACGTCAACATGGTCACCTGCGGCGGGCAGGCGACGATTCCGATGGTGTACGCAGTGAGTCGCGCGGTCGCGGACAAAGGGGGCGTGCCGTACGCCGAGATCGTCGCGTCGGTGTCGTCGGCGTCGGCCGGTCCGGGTACCCGCGCCAACATCGACGAGTTCACCAAGACCACCAGCGCCGGTGTCGAGGTGATCGGTGGGGCCCGACGGGGCAAGGCCATCATCATCCTGAACCCGGCCGATCCGCCGATGATCATGCGCGACACCATCTTCTGCGCGATCCCGGAGGACGCGGACCACGCCGCGATCACCCAGTCTGTGAAGGACGTGGTCGCCGAGGTGCAGACCTATGTGCCCGGCTACCGGTTACTCAACGAACCGCAGTTCGACGAGCCGTCGGTGGTCAACGGCGGAAACCATCTGGTCACGATCTTCGTCGAAGTGGAGGGTGCGGGAGACTATCTGCCGCCCTACGCTGGAAACCTGGACATCATGACCGCCGCCGCGGCCAAGGTGGGCGAGGAAATCGCGAAAGAGAGTCTTTCCACGACTGGAGCGCAGGCATGA
- the dmpG gene encoding 4-hydroxy-2-oxovalerate aldolase, giving the protein MSTDDIYFNPIWDVRMTDTSLRDGSHHKRHQFTKDEVGSIVAALDAAGVPVIEVTHGDGLGGSSFNYGFSKTPEQELIKLAAETAKESKIAFLMLPGVGTKEDIKEAQNNGGSICRIATHCTEADVSIQHFGLARELGLETVGFLMMSHTIPPEKLAQQARIMADAGCQCVYVVDSAGALVLEGVRDRVAALVAELGSDAQVGFHGHENLGLGVANSIEAVRAGAKQIDGSCRRFGAGAGNAPVEALIGVFDKIGVKTGIDFFDIADAAEEVVAPAMPAECLLDRNALIMGYSGVYSSFLKHAIRQSERYGVPAHQLLHRAGQRKLIGGQEDQLIDIALEIKREQEAATN; this is encoded by the coding sequence ATGAGTACCGACGACATCTACTTCAACCCGATCTGGGACGTCCGGATGACGGACACGTCGCTGCGCGACGGTTCGCACCACAAGCGCCATCAGTTCACCAAAGACGAGGTCGGTTCCATCGTCGCGGCACTCGACGCCGCCGGCGTGCCGGTCATCGAGGTCACCCACGGCGACGGACTCGGCGGGTCGAGCTTCAACTACGGCTTCTCCAAGACCCCCGAGCAGGAACTGATCAAGCTGGCCGCCGAGACGGCCAAGGAATCCAAGATCGCCTTTCTGATGCTGCCCGGCGTGGGCACCAAGGAGGACATCAAGGAAGCCCAGAACAACGGTGGGTCGATCTGCCGCATCGCGACCCACTGCACCGAGGCCGACGTGTCGATCCAGCACTTCGGGCTGGCCCGCGAACTCGGGCTGGAGACGGTCGGCTTCCTGATGATGAGCCACACCATCCCGCCGGAGAAGCTGGCCCAGCAGGCCCGCATCATGGCCGACGCCGGATGCCAGTGCGTCTACGTCGTCGACTCGGCTGGTGCGTTGGTGCTGGAAGGCGTCCGCGACCGGGTCGCGGCGCTGGTCGCCGAACTGGGGTCGGATGCTCAGGTTGGCTTCCATGGCCACGAGAATCTCGGGCTCGGCGTCGCCAACAGCATCGAGGCGGTCCGGGCCGGCGCCAAGCAGATCGACGGCTCGTGCCGCCGCTTCGGCGCCGGGGCGGGTAACGCGCCGGTCGAGGCGCTGATCGGCGTGTTCGACAAGATCGGCGTGAAGACCGGCATCGACTTCTTCGACATCGCCGACGCCGCCGAGGAGGTCGTCGCCCCCGCGATGCCCGCCGAGTGCCTGTTGGACCGCAACGCGCTGATCATGGGCTACTCGGGTGTGTACTCCAGCTTCCTCAAGCACGCGATCCGGCAGTCGGAACGCTACGGCGTGCCCGCGCACCAACTGCTGCATCGCGCGGGCCAGCGCAAGCTGATCGGCGGCCAGGAGGACCAGCTGATCGACATCGCGCTGGAGATCAAGCGGGAGCAAGAAGCCGCGACCAACTAG
- a CDS encoding hemophore-related protein produces MNTSVTTVRRGLFGMFAGGLLAFGSAAIVAPVASAQPAPTPGPAADCSAAGVAGTVSTAAASEGAYLTANPQTNEALSAISAQPQEQAQAAYQAFFQQNPQVEQELKNIFQPVSALKTECNLDLAPTPVAQAVWGSTPGAAEVPAEVPQVVEPSMTPEAESPAAPTA; encoded by the coding sequence ATGAACACGTCCGTTACGACCGTTCGCCGCGGCCTATTCGGCATGTTCGCCGGAGGACTGCTTGCCTTCGGGTCGGCGGCGATCGTCGCCCCTGTGGCCAGCGCTCAGCCGGCCCCCACACCCGGACCCGCGGCCGATTGCTCCGCTGCCGGTGTGGCCGGCACGGTGAGCACCGCGGCGGCTTCCGAGGGCGCCTACCTGACGGCGAACCCGCAGACCAACGAGGCGCTGTCGGCCATCTCGGCGCAGCCGCAGGAACAGGCCCAGGCGGCCTACCAGGCGTTCTTCCAGCAGAACCCGCAGGTGGAGCAGGAGCTGAAGAACATCTTCCAGCCGGTCAGCGCTCTGAAGACGGAGTGCAATCTGGACTTGGCGCCGACACCGGTCGCTCAGGCGGTCTGGGGCAGTACCCCGGGCGCCGCTGAGGTGCCGGCGGAGGTGCCCCAGGTCGTCGAGCCCTCGATGACCCCGGAGGCGGAGTCACCGGCCGCTCCGACGGCCTGA